In one Nitrososphaera sp. genomic region, the following are encoded:
- a CDS encoding GTP cyclohydrolase IIa, producing MIQLSIIRVEGYGPWTLTLGSDREAVIQMLQAQVYYEVQRLFSDRGALAFFNRFDEYFAVTNGVGASDHAAILQELARLFPKLEMSMTVGTGSTPLEASLRAYEARKTAKLLDGTLNLFGSVLPSQGNPADHVQIMHIDVDSSTKVGARLSPYEVTALVMRTYSRFSEDFLKLKALTFFLGGDNFMIISNGVSAAEAESIISKSSSEVGVKFNCGIGIGQTGRKAAEAATKALDTIRDLRDQGKITPIYEIRCP from the coding sequence TTGATACAGCTTAGCATCATCAGGGTCGAAGGTTATGGTCCCTGGACCCTGACCCTTGGGAGCGACAGAGAAGCGGTGATTCAGATGCTCCAGGCGCAGGTCTATTACGAGGTGCAGCGCCTGTTCTCCGACAGGGGCGCACTTGCGTTCTTTAACCGCTTTGACGAATACTTTGCAGTCACAAACGGCGTAGGAGCGTCGGATCATGCAGCAATACTACAAGAACTTGCGAGGCTGTTTCCAAAGCTTGAGATGTCAATGACTGTCGGCACGGGTTCCACGCCCCTCGAAGCCAGCCTCAGGGCGTACGAGGCGCGAAAAACCGCGAAGCTCCTAGACGGCACCCTGAACCTCTTTGGCTCGGTGTTGCCTTCACAGGGCAATCCCGCAGATCATGTGCAGATCATGCACATCGATGTCGACAGCTCGACAAAGGTTGGAGCCCGGCTTTCTCCCTATGAAGTGACTGCACTTGTTATGCGCACCTACAGCCGCTTTTCAGAGGACTTTCTGAAGCTCAAGGCGCTGACGTTTTTCCTAGGGGGCGACAACTTTATGATAATTTCAAACGGGGTAAGCGCGGCAGAGGCAGAGTCGATAATTAGCAAGTCAAGTTCAGAAGTGGGCGTAAAGTTCAACTGCGGCATAGGCATCGGGCAGACCGGCAGAAAGGCAGCCGAAGCGGCAACCAAGGCGCTTGATACAATCCGGGATCTCCGCGACCAGGGCAAGATAACGCCAATCTATGAGATACGGTGTCCATAA
- the ribH gene encoding 6,7-dimethyl-8-ribityllumazine synthase, whose protein sequence is MEAKTKKKARLAIVVSEFNSDITYRMLDRAKEQAARLGATLLYVFYVPGSFEMPIAVEALLKKNEVQAVVTLGAVIKGETRHDDIVAENASRLLADLSLKYGKPVALGISGPGMTVEQAKERAESVPVRAVSAAVEMVDRLGKLEKTRNERGSSLVTIGLQTTHDTGGHHSH, encoded by the coding sequence ATGGAAGCAAAGACCAAGAAAAAGGCCCGCCTGGCAATCGTCGTTTCGGAATTTAACAGCGACATCACCTACAGGATGCTTGACAGGGCAAAAGAACAGGCCGCCCGGCTCGGCGCGACGTTACTCTACGTCTTTTACGTACCCGGGTCATTTGAAATGCCCATTGCCGTCGAGGCGCTCTTGAAAAAAAATGAGGTTCAGGCGGTAGTAACGCTTGGAGCGGTCATAAAGGGCGAAACCCGGCACGATGATATTGTTGCAGAGAACGCCTCCCGATTGCTCGCCGATCTCTCTCTGAAATACGGAAAGCCAGTAGCCCTTGGAATTAGCGGGCCGGGCATGACGGTGGAGCAGGCAAAGGAACGGGCCGAGTCCGTCCCGGTCCGGGCTGTAAGCGCGGCCGTCGAAATGGTAGATAGGCTTGGAAAACTAGAAAAAACCCGCAACGAGCGGGGATCATCATTGGTTACCATAGGACTGCAAACCACTCATGATACAGGCGGGCATCACTCTCATTGA
- a CDS encoding dihydrofolate reductase family protein, which yields MRLTLSAAMTLDGKIATASGDSKISSAQDLKRVHRLRASSDAIIVGISTVLADDPLLTVRYVKGKNPLRVIVDSRGRIPAESKILQTSRNVSTVVAVTSLAPKRSLEKIRAAGAQVLVTPEGTPQSAAVPRGVDLRYLFNALDTQFGVERALVEGGGELNWSLLRLGLADELVVTIAPKVVGGRLATTLVEGDGAATVAQGLSLALEQVQRSRKTGEIIVRYSVLNTSSPG from the coding sequence ATGAGGCTAACTTTAAGCGCGGCAATGACGCTTGACGGCAAAATCGCGACCGCATCCGGCGACTCAAAGATTTCATCGGCCCAAGACCTCAAGAGGGTGCACAGGCTACGCGCCAGCTCAGACGCCATAATCGTCGGGATCTCAACGGTTCTGGCTGACGATCCGCTGCTCACCGTCCGCTATGTAAAGGGCAAAAACCCGCTCAGGGTCATAGTGGACAGCCGGGGAAGAATCCCCGCAGAATCCAAGATCCTCCAGACCTCTCGCAACGTCAGCACTGTCGTGGCAGTGACCAGTCTGGCCCCTAAGCGCAGCTTGGAAAAGATAAGGGCCGCAGGCGCGCAAGTGCTCGTAACGCCCGAAGGGACACCCCAGTCCGCTGCCGTTCCTCGCGGAGTCGATCTCAGGTACCTGTTCAATGCTCTAGATACGCAGTTCGGGGTCGAGCGCGCACTGGTGGAAGGCGGAGGCGAGCTCAACTGGTCGCTTTTGCGCCTCGGGCTTGCGGACGAGCTTGTCGTAACTATCGCGCCCAAGGTCGTTGGCGGCAGGCTTGCAACAACGCTTGTCGAGGGCGACGGCGCGGCAACCGTCGCCCAGGGTCTCAGCCTTGCACTCGAACAGGTCCAGAGAAGCCGCAAAACAGGAGAAATCATAGTCAGATACAGCGTACTCAATACCAGTTCGCCCGGCTAG
- a CDS encoding carboxypeptidase-like regulatory domain-containing protein, whose product MRRAAAVLTALAIAILALTGSASMYLIPAPAFAQSKSIPVKNALVVLIKQDNVALKSMLQQAGAPAEVGRSISLAEALLSSSVPRASTTGNGTFAIPAPADIGTYDVAVSAPGYVEAATGIAGTGSIVNVGSGLQQDANLTMVVQPSAVLSGRVTDSSGNPLRGIIVSAGAEPDSANYDVTTDDGVFVLDTGLRTGQYVIHAFRPDNNLPRLAQALFQSGAATYASLGGEAIGALNQTGSQSAYNPLGNYSQAANSTGHGYVPYQRTVNLAQGKLTTLNIQLDDSQAISGTVRSKGDSVPLPGIGIFAFNSSSGALASATVTDSLGHYKFDNGLAPGSYVIAVPAPASRYYAPESIPITLPSIDQSHVDLALDYSKEIRGRVIDSSGKGIGGAIVVAASLGAGTLQSSMLSQLGAGTCIAVTGPDGAFLMNSGIAPGRYRLSAYYGDAIPVASSTIVTAGDSSVLLRMSYYDTVSIAGTVTDSSGRPIAGAKVLPSFATSIPGSDGFASLTGRNGTFSLKVPITDPSARSLFDQVIVSARGYGSAVANLTGTLTASDNSAGASFSNVRVTLSSPSGPQLSGKVVTQASDSPPLAAAVTRKGSFLVAANASFSETVAFKTNTRVVGASFDPQAKSLAVNFEGMQGPGGRTELSIPRNIMAGPFAVVLDGVRLSASNVTTTQNATFSTVAFEHDHGLSNAIIEQDNSQKIPEFPITGGLIATVALFAALPAAAIFKRKSRF is encoded by the coding sequence ATGCGGCGCGCAGCGGCTGTCCTGACAGCGTTAGCCATTGCCATCCTGGCCCTCACTGGCAGCGCGTCTATGTATTTGATCCCTGCACCGGCGTTTGCGCAGAGCAAAAGCATCCCTGTGAAAAACGCGCTAGTAGTTCTCATTAAGCAGGACAACGTGGCACTCAAATCTATGCTGCAGCAGGCTGGCGCACCGGCTGAGGTCGGCCGGTCAATCAGCCTGGCAGAGGCTCTTCTTTCAAGCAGCGTCCCTCGCGCGTCAACCACAGGCAACGGCACCTTTGCCATCCCAGCGCCGGCCGACATAGGGACTTACGACGTAGCAGTTTCTGCCCCCGGGTACGTCGAGGCCGCAACAGGAATCGCCGGCACTGGAAGCATTGTCAACGTAGGGAGCGGCCTGCAACAGGATGCCAATCTTACAATGGTGGTACAGCCTTCGGCCGTTCTCTCGGGCAGGGTTACGGATTCGTCAGGAAATCCGCTCAGGGGCATCATAGTGTCTGCTGGCGCCGAGCCGGATTCTGCAAACTATGACGTCACCACTGACGATGGCGTGTTTGTCCTGGATACCGGCCTGAGAACTGGCCAATACGTCATTCACGCATTTAGGCCGGACAACAATCTGCCAAGACTCGCCCAAGCGCTTTTCCAGTCTGGCGCGGCGACATACGCGTCGCTTGGAGGCGAGGCGATTGGCGCCTTGAATCAGACCGGCTCGCAGTCAGCGTACAATCCCCTTGGCAATTATTCCCAGGCTGCCAATTCCACCGGTCATGGCTACGTGCCATATCAGCGGACAGTGAATCTCGCGCAGGGCAAGCTGACGACTCTCAACATCCAGCTTGACGACTCGCAGGCAATTTCGGGCACTGTAAGAAGTAAGGGAGACTCTGTGCCACTGCCCGGAATCGGGATTTTTGCATTCAACAGCTCTTCCGGAGCGCTTGCTTCTGCGACTGTTACCGACTCGCTGGGCCACTACAAATTTGACAATGGGCTTGCGCCCGGCTCGTACGTCATCGCCGTTCCTGCACCCGCAAGCAGGTACTATGCACCTGAGAGCATCCCGATCACCCTGCCCTCCATCGACCAATCCCACGTGGACCTTGCGCTGGACTACTCCAAGGAAATCCGTGGCAGGGTAATCGATTCGAGCGGAAAGGGCATAGGAGGCGCAATCGTTGTGGCCGCCTCGCTCGGGGCGGGGACCCTGCAGTCCAGCATGTTGAGCCAGCTTGGCGCCGGCACCTGCATCGCAGTTACCGGGCCGGACGGAGCGTTCCTTATGAATTCCGGAATCGCTCCTGGAAGGTACAGGCTGAGCGCGTATTATGGAGACGCTATTCCTGTGGCAAGCTCGACCATCGTGACTGCGGGCGACTCTTCCGTTCTCTTGCGAATGAGTTATTACGATACGGTTTCGATAGCCGGGACCGTGACAGACTCGTCAGGCCGGCCCATTGCCGGCGCCAAAGTCCTGCCGTCGTTTGCCACTTCAATTCCCGGCTCCGACGGTTTTGCCTCGCTGACCGGCAGGAACGGGACTTTTTCTCTGAAGGTGCCAATCACAGATCCCTCTGCCCGGTCGCTGTTTGACCAGGTGATAGTTTCTGCTCGCGGCTACGGCAGTGCCGTTGCCAACCTGACGGGCACTTTAACAGCATCGGACAATTCTGCCGGAGCGTCATTTTCAAATGTACGAGTTACGCTGTCCTCTCCCTCCGGACCGCAACTTTCAGGCAAGGTCGTTACTCAGGCTTCAGATTCTCCTCCGCTTGCAGCCGCGGTGACAAGAAAAGGCAGTTTTCTTGTAGCTGCGAACGCATCTTTTTCTGAAACCGTAGCTTTCAAAACCAACACCCGCGTCGTGGGTGCGTCGTTTGACCCGCAGGCCAAGTCACTTGCCGTAAACTTTGAGGGCATGCAGGGCCCGGGAGGCAGGACAGAGCTTTCCATACCAAGGAACATCATGGCAGGCCCCTTTGCTGTCGTCCTTGACGGTGTCAGGTTAAGTGCAAGCAACGTCACAACCACCCAGAATGCCACTTTTTCCACAGTGGCCTTTGAACACGATCATGGCCTTTCAAACGCGATCATCGAGCAGGACAACTCACAAAAAATACCGGAATTCCCCATTACAGGGGGGCTGATTGCCACGGTGGCGCTGTTTGCCGCATTGCCGGCAGCAGCCATCTTTAAAAGAAAATCACGGTTTTGA
- a CDS encoding ATP-binding protein, whose translation MKSNSIDNSRTDAEPAAKPGRSLHIGLYESRRFELDVASLTKHAIILGATGSGKTVLAKVIVEEAALLGIPTFAIDPKGDIGNLAFQSEDFDFSRWCGREADAQGSDRRQYAMQLQKTYSDRANEFGVAPRSASEFAKVAVRIFTPKSSAGLPVGISPDLAAPANFGQLLGSDFSAAADLLDLTSFNLLRLAGFGEDSRKEITFVSALLEHFWKAGQNLTIQELIRSIENPPIQSIGSMHVSDVLSDRERHNLATQINLLVSDPKLRSWSAASRLDFSSLFGGPPSVNVLDLRNIQSEQEKQLFVEIILQQLFQWLIKQGSAQTLRYLLYFDEIAGYCPPVREPPSKKLLLLLIKQARAFGLGLVLASQNAVDLDYKVISNANVRFIGRLGAQRDIQRVSVGLELDSFATKEISRLKAGEFFCNIFDPRFRGVVRARWPLTYHRGPLENSEISELVARHRFEQNAQRNEEEAGTAPESQVHDLDLEAESEPREAGSNDEWQTDDSDPQSDMMHLAKRRAAKQEQEAYTEAHPEDDDLAFLQLAKKFQPERIASFIKLGNNIKSVKVLSSEAEQAYHPIFAIDVSVFEMKYCRQSLEKSAELCVLGENLVPLPAQDDYSVAPRRTVPDQFASDAARWQAEVTKAAEEIKRELRAQFDIIVEEKRKDNIASRSSAPKSKIAAYQARISKYTDASSADREAVRDLERLYKEKKKTGTKASLIALENRINSKKRQIQATLRKIEQLSVDKKAMEEQIAEIEREEERRFHDALPKIQDEAETRISGWLVETIYRARILVNGSKEHHGDVVWSSYTGLGTWGRCSACSVALEDGSACACGNLMCHSHLAYCKQCLEPACSDHRLRCDTCNSIFCAGHSLRCEICKAGACYAHGGVCSQCNRKVCSANCSKRKGLFKKEMTCVDCSARSS comes from the coding sequence ATGAAATCAAATAGTATTGATAATAGCCGGACAGACGCTGAACCAGCGGCCAAGCCCGGCCGGTCGCTTCACATAGGTCTGTACGAGTCAAGAAGGTTTGAACTTGATGTCGCGAGCCTCACAAAACACGCCATAATACTGGGCGCAACGGGCTCCGGCAAGACCGTCCTCGCAAAGGTAATCGTGGAAGAGGCAGCGCTTCTCGGAATTCCGACCTTTGCAATCGATCCAAAGGGCGACATCGGCAACCTTGCATTTCAGTCGGAAGACTTTGACTTTTCAAGGTGGTGCGGCAGGGAAGCTGACGCGCAGGGGTCTGACAGGCGACAGTACGCGATGCAGCTTCAAAAGACTTATTCCGACCGGGCAAATGAATTCGGCGTCGCTCCGAGGTCCGCGTCCGAATTTGCAAAAGTTGCAGTGAGGATTTTTACTCCCAAGTCGTCTGCAGGCCTGCCTGTCGGCATTTCGCCCGACCTGGCCGCGCCGGCCAACTTTGGCCAGCTGCTCGGGTCTGACTTTTCTGCAGCAGCCGACCTCCTGGACCTTACTTCTTTTAACCTGCTGAGGCTTGCCGGCTTTGGAGAGGACAGCAGAAAAGAGATAACGTTTGTATCGGCCCTGCTTGAGCACTTTTGGAAGGCCGGGCAGAACCTCACTATTCAGGAGCTTATCCGGTCTATTGAGAACCCGCCGATCCAGTCGATCGGCTCCATGCACGTATCAGACGTCCTCTCCGACAGGGAGCGCCACAATCTTGCGACCCAGATTAATCTGCTGGTGTCTGACCCGAAGCTGAGGTCCTGGTCGGCAGCCAGCCGCCTGGATTTTTCCTCTCTTTTCGGCGGGCCCCCGTCTGTCAACGTGCTCGACCTGCGGAACATCCAGTCGGAGCAGGAAAAGCAACTTTTTGTCGAGATTATTTTGCAGCAGCTTTTCCAGTGGCTGATAAAGCAGGGAAGTGCACAGACCCTGCGCTACCTTCTCTACTTTGACGAGATAGCAGGATACTGCCCGCCAGTAAGGGAGCCACCGTCGAAGAAGCTTCTGCTGCTTCTGATAAAGCAGGCCCGGGCGTTTGGTCTTGGACTTGTGCTTGCAAGCCAGAACGCCGTCGACCTGGATTACAAGGTTATATCAAACGCCAACGTGAGGTTTATCGGCAGGCTTGGCGCCCAGCGCGACATCCAGAGGGTAAGCGTCGGGCTGGAACTTGACTCGTTTGCCACCAAGGAGATATCGCGCCTAAAGGCGGGGGAATTTTTCTGCAACATCTTTGACCCGCGCTTTAGGGGCGTAGTTCGCGCCCGCTGGCCGCTCACCTATCACAGAGGGCCGCTGGAGAATTCTGAAATCTCGGAGCTGGTCGCCAGGCACAGGTTCGAGCAGAACGCCCAGCGCAATGAGGAGGAGGCCGGCACTGCACCTGAAAGCCAAGTACATGACCTTGACCTTGAGGCCGAAAGCGAGCCGCGAGAAGCCGGCTCAAACGACGAATGGCAGACCGACGACTCGGACCCGCAATCTGACATGATGCACCTAGCAAAGCGCAGAGCCGCAAAACAGGAGCAAGAGGCCTATACCGAGGCGCATCCGGAGGACGACGATCTTGCGTTCTTGCAGCTTGCAAAAAAATTCCAGCCTGAGCGGATTGCAAGTTTTATCAAACTGGGCAATAACATAAAATCCGTAAAGGTTCTAAGCTCGGAGGCGGAGCAGGCCTACCACCCGATTTTTGCAATAGACGTTTCCGTCTTTGAAATGAAGTACTGCAGGCAGTCCCTGGAAAAGTCGGCCGAGCTGTGCGTGCTTGGAGAAAACCTTGTCCCCTTGCCTGCACAGGACGATTACTCTGTGGCCCCGAGAAGGACCGTGCCCGACCAGTTCGCGTCAGATGCAGCCCGGTGGCAGGCAGAAGTCACAAAAGCCGCTGAAGAAATCAAGAGGGAGCTTCGGGCCCAGTTTGACATAATCGTCGAAGAAAAGAGAAAGGACAACATTGCAAGTCGGTCCAGTGCTCCTAAATCAAAAATCGCGGCATATCAAGCAAGGATTTCAAAGTACACCGACGCATCAAGTGCCGACCGGGAGGCCGTCAGGGATCTGGAAAGGCTGTACAAGGAAAAAAAGAAGACAGGGACAAAGGCATCGCTTATCGCGCTTGAAAACAGGATCAATTCAAAAAAGCGGCAAATCCAGGCGACCCTGCGCAAAATCGAGCAGTTAAGCGTGGACAAGAAGGCGATGGAGGAGCAGATTGCAGAAATTGAGAGAGAAGAGGAGCGGCGATTCCACGACGCACTGCCGAAAATCCAGGACGAAGCAGAGACGAGAATTTCAGGATGGCTGGTCGAGACAATCTACAGGGCGCGCATTTTGGTTAACGGCTCAAAGGAACATCATGGCGACGTGGTGTGGAGCTCTTACACGGGACTGGGAACATGGGGCCGGTGCTCCGCCTGCTCCGTTGCACTGGAGGACGGCTCCGCTTGCGCCTGCGGGAACCTGATGTGCCATAGCCACCTTGCATACTGCAAACAATGCCTGGAACCTGCATGCAGCGACCATCGCCTCCGGTGCGACACCTGCAACTCTATTTTCTGCGCAGGTCACAGCCTCCGCTGCGAGATCTGCAAGGCGGGGGCATGCTACGCACATGGCGGTGTCTGCTCGCAGTGCAACAGAAAAGTTTGCTCTGCTAATTGCTCAAAGAGAAAAGGGCTGTTCAAGAAAGAGATGACATGCGTAGATTGTTCTGCTAGAAGCTCCTGA
- a CDS encoding amidohydrolase family protein: MSIITRNKTSSRQGRHNSKPARTIIYNAQMLAGPELEHVTRGRLEICGKLIASVSRTSKDGQDSLPEGRDCALLDGSGLLIIPAFVNAHTHIGDSIGKDIGASLGLDERVNPVFGIKKNILEKTPPEQIKAFMRFSAISMLKNGIVNFADFREGGRRGVMLLKEALKGLPIRAVVLGRSQHGYDQVQPQERQSDARNDDSASELQPASTAGIKGSQGAPEAGRIDNEITDLLDDADGLGLSGANEHSDSTLSRYQSLVHQAVGRRAKSTQGMREKPLVAIHAAESTEAVNTSKALTGKTEVERILRALEPDILVHLTKATEQELASIAARGIGVVVCPRANGVLGVGFPPVSLMLELGCTVALGTDNVMLNSPDMFREMDYVWKACRALDSGKARTGMLEPRQVLKMATVNGGKVLGVNTGCIAPGMSADLLFIDVNHIDISPMHDPYAAIVQRAGPDCIKGVMASGEFVGLVPSNK, from the coding sequence GTGTCCATAATAACAAGAAACAAAACCTCTTCCAGGCAGGGACGGCACAACTCGAAGCCTGCGCGCACGATAATATACAACGCCCAGATGCTAGCCGGCCCAGAGCTTGAACACGTGACGCGCGGCCGGCTGGAGATTTGCGGCAAGCTAATCGCCTCTGTATCGCGGACGTCCAAGGACGGTCAGGACAGTCTGCCGGAGGGCAGGGACTGCGCATTGCTTGACGGCAGCGGGCTTTTGATAATCCCTGCTTTTGTCAACGCCCACACGCATATAGGCGACTCTATAGGAAAAGACATCGGGGCCTCGCTTGGCCTTGACGAGCGCGTCAATCCGGTTTTCGGAATAAAGAAAAACATCCTAGAAAAGACTCCTCCGGAGCAGATCAAGGCCTTCATGCGGTTCTCCGCAATCTCGATGCTGAAAAACGGCATCGTAAACTTTGCAGACTTTAGGGAAGGCGGCCGCCGGGGAGTAATGCTTTTGAAGGAAGCGCTGAAGGGTCTGCCCATCAGGGCTGTTGTTCTGGGAAGATCACAGCACGGCTACGACCAAGTCCAGCCGCAGGAAAGACAGTCAGACGCAAGGAACGATGACTCCGCGTCAGAATTGCAGCCGGCCTCCACTGCAGGCATCAAAGGGAGCCAAGGTGCGCCGGAGGCAGGCAGAATCGACAACGAAATTACTGACCTGCTGGACGATGCGGACGGGCTTGGTCTCAGTGGCGCTAACGAGCATTCAGATTCCACCCTGTCGCGATACCAAAGCCTAGTCCACCAAGCAGTGGGCAGGCGGGCAAAATCAACACAGGGTATGCGGGAAAAGCCGCTGGTTGCAATACACGCCGCCGAGTCTACAGAGGCTGTAAACACGTCTAAGGCACTGACGGGAAAGACCGAGGTGGAGCGCATCCTCCGCGCGCTGGAGCCGGATATACTAGTGCACCTCACAAAGGCCACGGAACAGGAATTGGCATCAATCGCCGCGCGCGGGATAGGAGTCGTTGTATGCCCCCGGGCAAACGGTGTTCTGGGAGTGGGCTTTCCGCCTGTCAGCCTGATGCTTGAGCTTGGATGTACTGTTGCGCTCGGTACGGATAATGTGATGTTAAACTCGCCGGACATGTTCCGGGAAATGGACTATGTCTGGAAGGCGTGCAGGGCGCTGGACTCTGGAAAGGCGCGCACAGGGATGCTCGAGCCGCGCCAGGTTCTCAAGATGGCCACCGTAAACGGGGGTAAAGTTTTAGGCGTCAACACCGGGTGCATCGCGCCGGGAATGTCTGCCGACCTGCTTTTTATCGACGTCAACCATATCGACATTTCGCCGATGCATGACCCATATGCGGCGATAGTGCAGAGAGCAGGTCCCGACTGCATCAAGGGCGTCATGGCATCGGGCGAATTTGTGGGGCTGGTCCCGTCTAACAAATGA
- a CDS encoding aldehyde dehydrogenase family protein — translation MFENEHTLRTFTTEKAEGEFHDSYERALEAVRSEFGKNYRMLIGDEHVGTSQSTAHTSPIDTRLVLGHIPSGTRRHARDAIAKAKKAFLTWRLVDYRERVRIFRAAADSMSGKKFELAAWVSFENGKNRYEAIGDVDEAIDFVRYYADQLEQNNGFESVTKSAQPNERSKSVLKPYGVWGVIAPFNFPAAILTGMATAALITGNTAVIKPSSDAPIIAHKIAEILVQSGLPAGVINVVFGSGSTVGKELVASKDVSGIVFTGSRQVGYSMDREFSSARPRPLIAELGGKNPAIVCESADIDRAVNGVLKAAFGYSGQKCSACSRVYVQKKVKEQFLSRLVERTRKLPVGNPLEQNTFVGPLVNQNAYRNFQKYSKLAARDGKVLAGGSVRKEGDLKHGYYVEPTIVAGLPKKHRLFREELFVPILCVADFDKFDEAIQLANESDYGLTAGIFSQSDSEVKKFLDYIEAGVVYVNREASATTGAMVGCQPFGGWKDSGTTGRGTGGGHYLTQFLREQSQTVAA, via the coding sequence ATGTTTGAAAACGAGCATACCCTGCGCACGTTTACTACGGAGAAGGCGGAAGGAGAATTTCACGACAGCTACGAGCGAGCGCTAGAAGCGGTCCGCTCTGAATTTGGAAAAAACTACAGGATGCTGATCGGTGACGAGCATGTAGGCACGTCGCAATCAACTGCTCACACTTCTCCAATCGACACCCGACTCGTGCTCGGACACATACCGAGCGGCACTCGCAGGCATGCAAGGGATGCAATCGCCAAGGCAAAGAAGGCGTTCTTGACATGGAGGCTTGTTGACTACCGCGAGCGGGTCCGGATCTTCAGGGCGGCGGCTGACAGCATGAGTGGCAAAAAGTTTGAGCTTGCAGCCTGGGTCTCTTTTGAGAACGGCAAGAACCGCTACGAGGCAATCGGGGATGTAGACGAGGCGATTGACTTTGTGCGGTATTATGCAGACCAGCTTGAGCAGAACAACGGTTTTGAGTCGGTTACAAAGAGCGCCCAGCCGAATGAAAGGAGCAAGAGCGTCCTAAAGCCGTATGGCGTGTGGGGAGTCATCGCGCCATTTAACTTTCCGGCCGCCATCCTCACGGGAATGGCGACAGCCGCTCTCATTACGGGAAACACCGCCGTCATCAAGCCCTCCAGCGACGCGCCCATTATTGCGCACAAGATAGCCGAAATTCTGGTCCAGTCGGGACTTCCTGCAGGCGTCATAAACGTAGTTTTCGGATCCGGCTCCACGGTTGGAAAGGAGCTTGTCGCAAGCAAGGACGTCTCTGGCATCGTGTTTACCGGATCCCGTCAAGTCGGGTACTCGATGGACCGGGAATTCAGCTCAGCACGCCCAAGGCCGCTCATAGCAGAGCTTGGGGGGAAAAACCCTGCCATCGTTTGCGAGAGCGCGGACATTGACAGGGCAGTAAACGGAGTCCTCAAGGCGGCATTTGGATACTCTGGCCAGAAATGCAGCGCCTGCTCGCGCGTATACGTTCAGAAAAAGGTGAAGGAGCAGTTTCTCTCAAGACTGGTCGAAAGGACGCGCAAGTTGCCAGTGGGAAATCCACTGGAACAGAACACGTTCGTCGGCCCGCTTGTAAACCAGAACGCCTATCGAAACTTCCAAAAGTATTCAAAGTTGGCGGCAAGGGACGGCAAGGTTCTAGCAGGGGGGTCAGTCAGAAAGGAGGGAGACCTCAAGCACGGCTACTATGTCGAGCCTACCATTGTTGCGGGGCTACCAAAAAAACACCGGCTGTTCAGGGAGGAGCTGTTTGTCCCGATACTCTGCGTGGCAGACTTTGACAAGTTTGACGAGGCAATCCAGCTAGCAAACGAGTCGGACTATGGGCTGACCGCCGGGATCTTTAGCCAGAGCGACAGCGAAGTCAAGAAATTCCTTGATTACATCGAGGCAGGGGTCGTGTACGTAAACAGAGAGGCAAGCGCAACCACCGGAGCCATGGTAGGCTGCCAGCCGTTTGGCGGCTGGAAGGATTCCGGGACCACCGGCAGGGGCACAGGCGGCGGCCACTATCTGACCCAGTTCCTTCGGGAGCAGAGCCAGACAGTGGCGGCTTGA